A region from the Hydra vulgaris chromosome 08, alternate assembly HydraT2T_AEP genome encodes:
- the LOC136083373 gene encoding 52 kDa repressor of the inhibitor of the protein kinase-like, with protein sequence MTTLVQKKMAENEKQRKIKKGKIFHLYLIMLDYCAFTSQSSGVDFIFNKSPRELAIRENYEQEFNRKAVGISIDVDRTLGRQGLAFRSHKEKENKSQDGNFYQMFPLVSRHNAIIKRWLSDKNMRTHHVTYLGCQSQNEFVDLLAAETRKTIIQEVSKSELFSVMADTTPDISNKDQLAVCIRYIDSNGKANERLHNVIESTTKTGYEIAKYIYNCQVRHKINTDNVAFQSYNFASNMSGHIKGAQHCFTEFVGHAVPYIQCQAHQLSTFLEHSYDASPVIGEFINVLKNIYVFFSSSTKRFKDLTDRMIEIEGSLQLRNLSKIRWTARAESIKSVWTSLNPIVDTLKDITTSNKFNSLTKTKALGLKKNILSFDFFVSLMFMKNIMSNLKYLTEHLETKELNICDAIVLIKTIVSYLANLRSDSDNMNNLIESSKKSCSIVWS encoded by the coding sequence ATGACAACATTAGTGCAAAAGAAAATGGCAGAAAATGAAAAGCagaggaaaattaaaaaagggaaAATTTTTCATCTGTATCTCATAATGTTAGATTATTGTGCATTTACTAGCCAATCAAGTggtgttgattttatttttaataagtctCCTCGAGAACTGGCAATACGTGAAAACTATGAACAAGAGTTTAACAGAAAAGCAGTCGGAATTTCGATTGATGTGGACCGCACTTTAGGAAGACAAGGGTTGGCTTTTCGCAGccacaaagaaaaagaaaataagtctCAAGATGGCAACTTTTATCAAATGTTTCCTTTAGTTTCTAGACACAATGCAATCATAAAAAGATGGCTTAGTGATAAAAATATGCGTACTCACCATGTTACATATCTTGGATGTCAATCCCAAAATGAATTTGTAGATCTTCTTGCTGCAGAAACTCGAAAAACTATAATTCAAGAAGTTTCCAAATCAGAACTATTTTCTGTTATGGCTGATACCACACCAGATATATCTAACAAAGATCAATTGGCTGTATGTATAAGATATATTGATTCAAACGGCAAAGCTAATGAACGATTGCATAATGTTATTGAATCAACTACAAAAACTGGATATGAAATcgctaaatatatttataactgtCAAGTAAGACATAAAATTAACACTGATAATGTAGCGTTTCAATCGTATAATTTTGCTAGCAATATGAGCGGACATATTAAAGGAGCTCAGCATTGCTTTACTGAATTTGTCGGCCACGCTGTTCCATATATACAATGTCAAGCACATCAATTAAGTACTTTTCTTGAGCATAGTTATGATGCCAGTCCTGTAATTGGAGAATTTATAAATgtactcaaaaatatttatgtatttttttcatcCAGTACAAAAAGGTTCAAAGATTTAACAGACCGTATGATAGAAATTGAAGGAAGTTTACAGCTAAGAAATCTATCGAAAATAAGATGGACTGCTCGAGCAGAAAGTATAAAATCTGTGTGGACATCGCTAAATCCAATTGTTGATACATTAAAAGACATAAcaacttcaaataaatttaacagtttaacaaaaactaaagctcttggattaaaaaaaaatatattaagttttgATTTCTTTGTATCGTTAATGTTCATGAAAAACATCATGTccaatcttaaatatttaaccGAACATTTAGAAACAAAAGAATTGAATATATGTGATGCAATAGTactaataaaaactattgtttcttACTTAGCAAATTTAAGATCAGattctgataatatgaataacTTGATTGAAAGCTCAAAAAAAAGCTGCTCAATTGTATGGAGTTGA